The Chitinophagaceae bacterium nucleotide sequence TATTCAAAAACTGGCCAATGCCCCACTAGAAGAAGTGTATAAATTATGGGAGGGCCTGGGTTATTACAACCGCTGCCGGAACCTGCATGCAACAGCACGGAAAATTGTATTTGATCTGAATGGGAATTTCCCTGATACTTATGAATCAATTCTTGAACTGAAAGGAGTAGGACCATATACCGCAGCTGCTATTTCTTCATTCGGTTTCGGTTTGTCCTATGCAGTTGTTGATGGAAATGTATTTCGTGTGCTGAGCCGTTTTTTTGGGATTGATCAGCCCACTGATTCAACAGCAGGTAAAAAGATATTTCAGCATCTGGCACAGAATTGTTTAAGCACAAAAGAACCTGCTGAATATAACCAGGCCATTATGGATTTTGGCGCTACTGTGTGCAAGCCTGATTTACCTGAGTGCGGCACCTGTGTTATGAAAAAGAAATGTGTTGCTTTTCAGACAAACAGCGTTGCTGATTTCCCCGTAAAAGAAAAACAGGTGAAGCAAAGAAGCAGATGGTTCCTGTTTTATATACTTGAACAGAATGGAAAATTTGCTGTACAGAAAAGAACTGCAAAAGATGTATGGGCCAACTTATATGAATTTCCCAACGCTGAATATCAAACTGAAAAACTGTGGAAACAGGCAGTAAAAAAAGATGTTGCAGGCTGGCTAAGTGAGAAAGGGATCAATCAAACATGTAAAGTTATTTCAGCCACAAAACCTGTAAAACAGCAACTGAGCCATCAAACAATTTATGCAAATGCTGTTTTGATAACAATCAACGGTAAAGGAAAGACGAAGAACAGTTGGGGATGGAAAACGGGGAAGGAGATTGAATATTTGCCATTCTCTAAAATTCTGAATGATTTTCTGAAGGCAAAGGTTCTTGAATTATTTGGATAGAATGATGCAACAGTTAAGCAAAAAACGTAATTTAGAAGGAAAGATGGCTAAGAGTTTGTGTTATTAAACTCATTCAGAAATTAAATTTATTTGTATGAGAGGAGTTAACCGTGTAATGCTGATTGGAAATCTCGGAAAAGATCCGGATGTACAGGTACTGGAAGGAAATATTGCTGTAGCAAAATTTCCACTTGCAACAACAGAAACATTTAAGGACCGTACAGGAAAATTAGTGAGTCAAACCGAATGGCATACAGTGGTGTTGTGGCGGGGTTTGGCCGAACTTGCTCAGAAATATCTGCACAAATGCAGCCTTGTTTACATTGAGGGTAGACTGAAAACCAGGAGCTGGGAAGATAAAGAAGGCGCAAAAAAATATGCAACTGAAGTGGTAGGTGATAACCTGATTATGCTTGATAAAAGGACTGATGGAACAAGCCGTCACGAAGGCCCTGAGCAAATTGGAGGATATCATGGCGAAGATCTTCCGCCAATTGGTGAACCCAGCGAAGATTTACCTTTTTAAGAAATACCCCTGCTATCCCTATTTTTGCGGGTGTAGTCAGCAATTGTTCATTAAATCCCAATGTTTTGGATTACCAACCGATCTACAGTTTATTTTTACTTTCACTGAAACCCTATTTACTGGCAATTAACAGTCAGGGGCTTACCTTAATGGTAATCCTGTTTCTTGTTTTCCTATTTCTTTCTTTTGTGGTAAGTGGCGCAGAGGTTGCTTTCTTTTATCTGAAGTATAAAGATCTTAACATGATCAAAACAAGACAGGAATCATCAGCGAAAAGAATTGTTAACCTGCTGGAAGAACCCAAAGTATTGCTGGCGAGTTTACTGGCTGCCAATATTATTTTCAATCTCTGTATTATTTTTCTCACAAATTTTTTAATTGATGAAGCACTTGCGCTTCAGCATAAACTATTCTGGGTAGAGCTTTTGTTAAAAGCTGCTGCCATAACTTCTCTGATCATTTTGTTTTGTGAAATACTGCCCAAAATATGGGTATCACAAAACAATGTATTCTTTGCTTATTTCGCCAGCTGGTGGGTGGAAACAATTGTGTATCCCATTTTTAAATCAACCGGCAGTTGGCTTGCAGGCTACAGCGACAGTATTGAAAAACGGTTAACTAAATATCAAACAGCATCGTTTAAAAATGACGAACTGGATTATGCCATTGACCTGATGAGTGAAGAAGAAGCAACCGATGAAGAAAAACAGATCCTAAAAGGCATACAGAATTTCAGCAGCATCACTGTTAAACAGATCATGCGTTCAAGATTAGATGTAAGTGGTATTGAATACAGCTCTTCTTTTACAGATGTGGTAAACCGTATACAGGAATTGCATTACAGCCGTTTACCTGTATATAAAAATAATATGGATGAAGTGGTTGGTATACTGCAAACAAAAGATTTGCTGCAGCATATCAATGATGCTGACGGGTTTCACTGGCAGCAACTGATGCGAACACCATTTTTTGTGCCGGAACAAAAACTGATTGATGATCTGCTGAAAGAGTTTCAGCAAAAGCGGATTCACTTTGCAGTGGTAGTTGATGAATTTGGCGGAACAAGCGGTATTGTTACGATGGAAGATGTATTAGAGGAAATCATTGGTGAAATAAAAGATGAGTTTGATGATGAAGAAATCATCAATAAAAAGATTGATGACCGCAATTACATCTTTGAAGGAAAAACAATGATCAATGATGTTTGCCGTACAATGAACCTTCCTTCTGATACATTTGACGGCGTAAGAGGTGAGAGTGAATCACTGGCTGGATTAATACTGGAATTGGCTGAACGTTTGCCAAGAGTTGCTGATGTAATTGAAACAGGCGATTTCCAGTTTATGATACAGGAAGTAAGCCGCAACCGTATTGAAAAAGTAAAAGTGACTATTAAACCCGGAATTGAATAAGATGAAACCATACCAGCTTCGTATTTCTTATTTCTTACTTCTCTTTGTTTTTATTGTATCCTGCAACTCTGATCCGAGGCCCAGACCAAAGGGTTATTTTCAAATTGATTTTCCGGAGAAAAAATATGTGCTGTTTGATCAGCCCGGCTATCCATATACATTTGAATATCCTGCTTATGGGAAAGTGATTAAAGACAGTACTTTCTTTGATGATCAACCTGAAAATCCATACTGGGTGAATCTTGATTTCCCAAGTTTGGGTGGAAGAATGTATCTCAGTTATAAAACAGTCGGCGGAAAAAAAGTATTCAGCAAATTAGTGGAAGATGCATTTAAGATGACGAGTAAGCATAGCCTGAAAGCAACATCCATTGATGAAATACCTGTAGAAGGCGGGTCCGGTATAAAGGGATTTGTTTTTGATGTGGGCGGCAATGCAGCTACCGGCAAACAGTTTTTTGTAAGCGACAGTACCAGGCATTTTTAAGAGGCGCTTTGTATTTTGATGCAACTCCCAATTACGATTCTATCAGACCTGTTGAACAGTTTTTGTATAAAGACATGCAGCATTTGATACAGACGCTGAAGTGGAGAAATTAAAAATAATTGCCGGAAAGACTTTGAAAAAATAGAGTATTTATCCTTGCCGTCTTCCCGGCAAGAAATATTAGTCTTTCTTCTTTTCAATCAATATCTCTTCCTTCGGTGCAGCTCTTGAAAACATTTTCATGTTTACTTTTTTCCGGAGTGTTTTCTTTTCTGTTGGAGCTTTAGCTATTTCTGTTTCCGGCTTCACAGTTTCATTTTTCAATTCAACCGAAGCAGGAATGATTTCTTCTTTCAGCTCAGCAGAAGCATAGCTTGCTGTTTTTTTCTTTTTCAGTTTTTTTGATTGTACAGGTTTTTCAGCAACGGCCACTTTGTTTTCAGGTGCAGGAGGACTAAAAGATTCAAGCTTTCCTCTTGAATAATCTTCTTCTTTAATGTCGCTCAGTTTTACATCTTTCTCCTTTGCTGCGGGAGCTTCTTTGTAGAGATCTTTAAACTCTTTTTTATTTTTTGTTTTTACATAATCAGTTACTCCGTAAACTGATGCAGCTGTTAAGAGCAGGCCGCCTGCCATGAGATACAATTTCATTTGTGTAAGATTTAAATGGTGAAGGAATTGAGATAACGTTTACTTTGTTTATAAATAAAATATTCTGCTGCGAGCATATTGCCCAGCACACTGATCCAGAGCGAGATTTCATAGTTTTCAAGGTGTCCCCAATCCAGGACAAAAAATACCAGGTGATAAATGCGGAATGTAACTGCTGTCATGGCCATAGAATATGAACGGATCATCCAGATTTTATGTGCTACTACATTTTTTTCTTTGATCGTTTTCAATCCCCACCAGGTAGTAATGAACCAATAAATTGCCATGAACAGGAATAAACCTCTTTCCCAAAAACTTCCCTTGGCAAAAAAACTCATATACAAACCGGTTGGAGCGCCAATCAGTAACACCACAAACACATAGATTTTTCCACTCCACACATGAATCTTTCTCCGCTTTTTTATAATGGCAGTGGAGAATTGTAAAAGGGCTGAACTGATACAGAACATACCTGCACCAATATGCAGGTAGAAACACCAGTAATAAATGGGTTTGGCAAACAAAAAAGCTCTTTCTTCTATGAACGAAAAGGTTTGACTGAAGGAATAATAGGGGATTGTATTTCGAACAAGTAATAGACTGAAGAATACAACGGGAATCCAGAAAAGCAGTCTGAAGATGAAGCGGCTTGCCTGCTGAAACGTCAGCATACGTGAATTAGCCATGATGGTTGGTTTGAACCTTTGGGATGAGGCAATCTTTTCTTTTCCATAAGTTCCGGCTGTTAATAGTTTGCTAAAGGAAATTGCATTTGCTGCGGGCATCCTTCCTACCTTCGCAAAAATTGAAACTGTGATTGTAATTGACAATATTTATGTGAGTGATGAGGTGGTGGAAGAGCAGTTTGTTTGCGATCTGGACAAATGCAAAGGGGGCTGTTGTATTGACGGTGATGCAGGTGCTCCGCTTACAAATGAAGAACTGAAAGAAGTGAACATAGCTTTTGAACAGGTAAAACATTTGCTGACCAGGGAAGGCTTAAGAACTATTGAAGAGGGTGGAAAATATGTTTACGACCGTGAATTCGGTTGGGTTACGCCAACCATCAGTAATGGAATGTGTGCCTATGGATTGGTTGATGAAAAAGGAATTGTGAAGTGCTCGTTTGAAGAAGTTTATAATGAAGGCAAAACAACCTGGAAGAAGCCAGTCTCCTGTCACCTGTACCCCATCAAGATCAGCAAGAGCAAGAACACAGAACAGGAGTATGTGAATTATGAACCTAGGGACCCAATGTGTAATCCGGGTTGTTCATTGGGACAAAAATTAAAAGTACCCACCTATGTATTTTTAAAAGAAGCGATCATCAGGAAGTATGGGGAGGATTTTTATGAAGTGCTTTCGCAAATCGCTGATCAATATTACGCATCGAAAAAATTAAACAAGTAATTTTAAAGCATGAGTCAATCTGCTGATAAATTTGTCGCCAAGAGTACGATCAAGTCGCAAGACCTTGAACACAGGCGCACAATCAATTTCAATATAGGCAAGTACAATTCAAAAGTACCGGAAGGGAAATTACAGTTCACACAACTGCTTACTGCACGTGAACGTGCAAAAAATGTAAAGTGGCGGGCACTGGAAACACTCGATCAGCACCTGGAAGAATTTGAACTGCAGTTCACACGCCGTGGTGGTAAAGTGATCTGGGCTGAGAATGCAAAACAGGCATGTGATGAAATTCTGAAAATATGTGAACCAAAAAATTGCAGAACAGTAGTGAAGAGCAAGAGCATGGTTACAGAAGAAATTCATCTGAATCATTTTTTAACCGAACATAAGATTGAAAGTGTTGAAACAGATCTGGGCGAATATATTCAGCAGTTGGATGAAGAACCGCCTTATCATATTGTTACACCGGCCATGCATAAAAGCAAGGAAGATGTAGCAAGGTTGTTCGCCAATAAATTAGGAACCGATCCCAAGGCAACACCTGAACAGCTCACATTAGTTGCAAGAAATATCCTCCGTGAAAAATATGTACAGGCCGAGGTGGGCGTAACCGGCGCTAATTTTATTTTAGCTGATGTTGGCGGTATTGCTGTTACAGAAAATGAAGGCAATGCAAGATTAAGTTGTGCATTTCCCAAAACACATATCGTTGTTGTTGGCATTGAAAAAATGCTGCCAAGTGTTACTGACCTGGGTTTGTTCTGGCCACTGCTTTCCACATTTGGTACTGGTCAGTTGGTAACAGTGTACAATAGCATTGTACTTGGTCCAAAGCAACCGGGTGAAGCAGATGGTCCGGAAGAAATGATTGTCATTCTCCTGGATAATGGAAGAACAAACGTGTTGAAGAATCCTGCAATGAGAGAGAGTTTGTATTGTATCCGTTGTGGCGCCTGTTTAAATGCATGTCCTGTTTATAAAAATGTCGGTGGTCACAGTTATGGTGCAACTTACAGCGGACCGATTGGCAAAGTGCTTACTCCGCAAATGAGTGGCATGGAGGAGTACAAGCATTTAAGTTATGCATCTTCGTTGTGTGGCAATTGTACACAGGTTTGCCCGATACGGATCAACCTGCATGAACTTTTACTGGAGAACAGGCATGAAGCTGTGGAGCAGGGCTTTTCTTCTTTTGGTGAACGCATGGCATGGAAAGTATGGAAGACGGCAATGCTGAACCGCAAGATGATGAATATGGGAAACCGCAAGATGAAGAACTGGATGATCAACAGTTTTGTAAAAGACTGGACGAGATATCGTGGCCCGATGGATTTTCCTGAAAAAACATTCAACCAGCTTTGGCGTGACAGGAAAGGGAAGTAACTTGAAGCATGCTTGTTTACACGCCGCATATCACTCCACGAATTGAATACATTCTGCAATACTTCAATGAGCGATTATTCATTGATGCTGAATTGACAGATGATATTGAAACCTATCGTTTATACAAAGGAGCCAAACTGAATTATTCTGCGGAGCGGATTAATGCTGTTGATTTTTATATCCAGCCAACAGGATTATTGCAGCAACATGATCTGCGCAAACAATATATTGAATGTTTTGACTGGAAAGAAGTGAAAGCTTTTTTCAAAACAGAAGATGATCTTGGTTTCGATGTATTCTCTGCTGTTTTTTATCTTATTACCCGATACGAAGAATATCTTGAACATGAACCTGATGAATACGGACGGTATGCACACTGGAATTCATTGGCATGGAAAGAAGGTTTCTTAAATATGCCGTTGATTGATATCTGGATCTTGAAATTTAAACAGGAACTTGAATCTAAGTTCACCAATCTCAAACTTCAGGACTCACAATTCACCTTTCTTCCTACTTACGATATTGATATTGCATGGAGCTACAAGAACAAAGGTTTTGTCAGGAGCGTTGCTGCATCATTAAACAGACCATCATCTATTGTAAAGCGGATAAAAGTGATTGCCGGAAAAGAAAAAGATCCATACGATTCTTATGACTGGCTGAAACAATTGCATGAAGAGAATAATCTGCAGCCCATCTACTTTTTCTTAGTTGCAGCGGAGAACAGCGAGTATGATAAAAATATTTCTCCAAAGAAGAAAGCATTGCAGCAGTTGATTCAGTCGACAGCAAAACAGGCAATCATTGCTTTGCACCCTTCAACACAGAGTAACACCAACAAAGAATTACTATCGAAGGAAAAAAATATATTGCAGCAGATAAGCGGTAAAAAGATCACAGCTACACGTCATCATTATATTTTATTTCATCTGCCGCATTCATACCGTGAATTGATTGCTGCCGGATTTACTGATGATCACAGTATGGGCTATGGAACAGTAAATGGATTCCGTGCCTCCACTTCGAGTTCTTTTTTATGGTACGACCTGGAGAAAGAAGAAACAACCTCACTCCGTATTCATCCCTATGCTTATATGGAAGCCAATTCTTTTTATGAATTACATCAATCGCCTGCAGAAGCATTGGAAGAAATGAAGCAACTGGCTGAAGAAGTGAAAAAAGTGAACGGCAGATTTATTTCCATCTTTCATAACCATATGCTGGGTACAGATGAACTGTTTAAAGGCTGGAGAGAAATGTATGAAGAGTTTGTCATGCCGACGAAGGAGACATCTGCCGGGTTGGGAAATGAAGATCAGCAGATTCCTCGTTCCCCGGAATGACAGCTATTAATTGAACATTGCCAAAGTTTTTATGGGCGATGCTCATTCTTCGATCCTTCCAGCATCTGCATTAATTCTTTCATTTCCGGGTCACTTAAGTAACGCCATTTGCCAACAGCAATATTTCCCAGTTGTATGTTCATGATTCGTACACGACGTAAACTCACAACATCATAACCAAAGGCTTCACACATTCTTCTGATCTGTCTGTTCAATCCCTGCTTCAGAGTGATAGAGAAACTTTTTCCACTCAAGGTTCGAACTTTGCAGGGCAGTGTTGTTGTATCCATGATATGAACACCCTTGCTCATCTTCGCAGCAAAATCAGGAGTTAGTTTTTTATTGACAGTCACGAGGTATTCTTTTTCATGTTCATTACCTGCACGGAGAATTTTATTAACGATATCACCATTGTTGGTCAAAAAGATCAAACCTTCTGAATCTTTATCCAATCGCCCAATCGGGAAGATGCGTTTTGGATGATTGATAAATCGGATGATATTGGTGCGGTCTTTTTCATCTGTTGTTGAAGTTATATTCAGCGGCTTGTTAAAGGCAATGATAAATTGATCCTGCTTTGCAGTTGATTTTACTTTCAGCAGTTCATCATCAATATGAATTTTGTCTGATGCAGAAACTCTTGCAGCTGCTTTTGCTTTTTTTCCATTGATGGCAACACGTCCCTGTTCAATAAGCCTGTCGGCTTCCCTGCGTGAACAATAACCTGTTGCGCTGATGTATTTATTAAGACTGATTTTTTCTTCCGGCATATGTAAATGTAAAACGGATTAGTTATCCAGCACAACTCTTTGTTCATCGGGTGTTTTCTTGAATGCTCTGTTTACCAGATAAACGCCCAGTAAAGTAACAAGTCCACCAATGGTCAGTGTCAGCGTCAGCTTTTTCTCCAAAGATGAAAGCACCTAACAAGACAGCTACAACCGGGTTGATGTATGCATAGATGCTGGCCTGTTCAGTTGGAAGGTTTTGCAATGCATACAGGTAACAGACAAATGCAATGATAGAACCAAAGACAACGAGATAGCCAAGCGATAACCATCCTGCTGTTGGTATTTCAGTAAAGGGCAGAAAGTTTTTATCAAAACTTGAAACAGTTAGCAGTGAAACACCTGCAATCAGCATTTGAAATCCCAACCCAAAGTAGGGATTGAATTGAGCTGCATGTTTCTTGGTATAAAGAGAACCGAATGCCCATGTCCATGTAGCAACTAAAGAAAGTATAATGCCAAAACGAAAATCAGGTTTAAAAAAATCCTGCAGATGATCATAAAAAATAACACAAACACCTGCAAAGCCAAGCATTAAACCGAGAATAGCCATAGCAGGCAATTTGTCTTTCGATGAAAACAAACTGATGATCACAATCCATAATGGAAAAATAGCTCCCATGATTGCACCAAGGCCCGATGAAATATATTTCAAACCCCATGTACTGAGTCCATTGCTGAAAATAAAATTCAACAGTGCTAATACAAGAAGAGGAACAAGGTCTTTCATTTTCGGCCAGCTGCTTCCTTTAATCAAAAAGAAGATCATATAACAGGTGCCGCCAAGCAATTGCCGCATACCCGCCAATTGTAAGGGGGGGATATGTTTCACTCCTTCTTTTGATGCCAGCCAGGTAGTTCCCCATAAAATACAAACAACAGCTAACGCAAAAATTGCTTTTGATCTTTTTCCTTTTTTTCGAATGGTCAAAGGATTAAAGACCGATAAACTTTTGATTGTATCAGCAGAAGATGAAAAGGTTTTATTGAAATAGCGTTTTGACATTGGCCTCATCCTCCATCTCCTTCTCCAAAAGAGAAGGAGCGGTGCTTTAGAATATTTTTAAACGATTGTTCTTCCACATTATCTGTAATTCTTTATTCAACTTTTAATTCCGCAATTAATCAAATTTCTCAAACAAGCTGGCTTTGTGCTGAGCAAAGCCCCCCTTTAGGGACGGGAGGGTCTTTAATGTTTAAAATGTCTCAGCCCTGTTATAACCATTGCCAGGTTATTTTGTTTGCAATATTCAATTGAATCGTTGTCACGGATTGAACCTCCAGGTTGAATGAAAGCAGTAATGCCTGCTGCATGTCCCAGTTGTACACAATCATTAAACGGGAAGAAGGCATCACTTGCCATTACTGCACCGGTCAAATCAAAGTTGAATTGTTTTGCCTTCTCAACAGATTGACGGAGTGAATCAATACGGCTTGTTTGTCCGCAACCTTTACCTACAAGTTGTTTATGTTTAATCAAAGCAATAGCATTGCTCTTTAAATGCTTGCAGATGATATTGGCAAAAACCAGGTCTTCTTTTTCTGCAGCAGTTGTTTCTCTGCCGCCTGCTTCTTTCCAGTCTGTATAATTTCCTTCATCTGTTCCCTGAATCAAAACACCATTGAGTAATGATTTGTATTGCTCTTTGGTGTTGGGTTGTTTTTTTTCAACTGTAATAAAATCCGGTTCTTTTTTGATTTCAATACTGCCAGCGCATCAGCAGCAAAAGAAGGAGCAATCAATACTTCAAAGAAAATTTCATTGATGGCTTCAGCAGTTGCCTTATCAATTTCACCATTGCAAACCAGTACACCACCAAATGCACTTTCAGGATCACCAGATAATGCTGCATCCCAGCTTTCTTTAACTGCAGGGCGTTGTGCCACGCCGCAAACGTTGGTGTGTTTAATAATTCCAAATACGGCCCCCTCTAAATCTCCCCCCGAAGGGGAAACTTTTGGAAACTCTCCGATTAACTGAATGGCTGCATCAACATCAACCAGGTTATTATAGCTTAATTCTTTTCCGTGTAGTTGTGAAAATAATTCATCAAGATTACCATAGAACCTTGCAGACTGATGAGGGTTCTCACCATAGCGCAAAATCTTTTCTTCTTTGTTGAAAGGAGTTTCAATTGCTGACTGATGGAAATAATTGGAGATAGCTGTATCATACGCAGTACACACATCAAATGCTTTGACAGCAAAACTGCGGCGCTGATCAAATGTTGTTTCACCATTTTGTACACGGAGAATTTCTTCCAGCACTGCATATTCTTTTTTGGCAGCAAGCACAACCACATCCTTATGATTTTTTCCGGCTGCACGAATCATGGATGGTCCGCCGATATCAATTTTTCAATAATCAATTTTTCATCTGATGTAGAAGCAACTGTTTCCTCGAAAGGATAAAGATCAACAATCACCATATCCAGTTCGGGAATATTGTATTCCTTCATTTCTTTTTGATGGGTTTCATCATCCCGTTTACCGAGAATTCCACCAAACACTGAAGGATGCAAAGTTTTTACACGGCCTCCCAAAATCGAAGGATAAGTTGTAAGACTTTCAACAGGAATTACAGGTATGCCCAGTTTTTCAATAAACTGCTGTGTGCCGCCTGTTGAATAGATGGTTACGTTTTGTGCATGTAATAACTGTACGAGTGAATCCAGTCCGTCTTTGTAAAATACTGAAATGAGGGCCGATTGAATTTTTTTGTTCATTGGTTTATTGTCGATAAAAATGAAAAATGTGGCGAACGACCGTGAAAGAAGCCGCAAAGGTAGGGTTCTACAAATTCATCACAAAAGCACCCTGTTCACTTGTGCAGAAATAGTTCAAATGAAGTTTTTCACAGTCTTTTTTCCAGAGATTGACCTTCCATTGAGGATTGGAACCATCGAAGACAAGCAACTTACAATCAATCGTTTTGATGAGATCATTGATGTACAGTCGGGGGTTTTTGGAAATGATCACAACATCCGCTTTTATTCTCGCCGAAGCTGAATCGTAATGGTAAGACTGATTGATTAAAACAATTTTCTTCCCATTAACTGTAAAACAATTGCTTTGGGTTGATGGGCTGTAAACAGGTGAGTGATAAGTACGGTGAAATATTCTGGAAGGTTTGAGATGGAAATTGCGGAGAAACCCATCCTGCAATAACACTGCATCACCTTTGAACAGATATTGATTGCCGAGCATGAAATCAACAGCTGTTTGCTGCGACAGGTTATAAACTACCAGTTTCTTTTGCTGCCGGGTTTTGTACAAAGAAAAGCTTTGCAGCATAAAGAACAGTGCAAGAAAGCCGAGACTCCATTTTAACGCCTTTACTTTTTTCTGTAATAGCCAGATGCCTGTTGCCGCAATGAAAGCGTATAATAAAATTGTTTGAAACGGATTATGCTGAATGCCATCTGTTACAGCAAATGAAAAATGATCAACCCATGTAATGAATCCGTTCATCCATTTTAATAAGTAACTGAGTATATAGCCAACAGGAGAAGCGACAATGGGTATAAATGCAACTGCAATCAGCAGTATTTCTCCAAACAAAATTAAACTGCTCAACGGCACAGCCACAAAATTGGTGATGAGAAATAAATTCGGTGCCTGGTGAAAATGATACATGCAAAGCGGTAATGTAAGTATCTGGGCAGATAATGTAACTGCATTCAGCTGCCATGCTTTATCCAGCAGTTTATTCTCAATTGAAAACCAGTGATAGATGGGTTTCATAAACAATACAATACTTAACACTGCTGCATAAGAAAGCTGGAACCCAACATCCCATAAATAAAATGGATTGTAACAGAGCAATACAAAAGCAGAAGCTGCCATGCTGTTATAAATATTTCCTTTTTTGTTGAAGAGATCACCGGCAGCTATAGCGGTGAACATGATCGCTGCTCTTAACACCGAAGCTCCTGCACCGGTAAGTAAACTGAAGATCCATAAGAACGAAAGAACAAGCAAAGGCTTTAGCCATTTGATGCGTCTGTATTTATCTAATGGTTTAAAGATGAGCAGCAGCAGCCAGTAGATCAAACCCAGATGCAAGCCACTGATGGCAATTACATGCACAACACCCGTATTACTGTAAGCCTGCACCAAATCCCTGTCAAGATCATCACGGTAGCCAATGAGTAATGCTTCAGCTACACTTGTTTCCTGTTCACCTTTAATTTGTTTGCGAAGGGTACCAAGGATATATGCTTTTGTACTGTACATCCACGACCAGAAAGCAGATGTTTTCTTTTGATTCAATACAACATATTCTGTTTTCTTCAAGAACAGCTGATGGGTTATGCCGTTGAATAATGCATAACGTTTGTAATCGAAACCACCGGGATTGCCTGCATTCTTAATTTCCTGTAGGGGTTTATTAATGGCAATGATGTTTCCATATTCCAAAGAGGGAGGAATGCTGTCTTTCTGAAAATAGAGAATGATATTGCCTTTTACTTTTTTTGCTTTTCCGTTTTGCTGAACAGAAACAATTTCAGCCAGTGCTTTAAAGGTTTTTTGTTTTTCACTCAAGGGTTCAAGTAAACGCAGCTGAACAACATCGCCGGGTTTATACTGATGACCAACCCATTGCTGCTGATGATTCACCTGGTTGAGCCATGTAAGTAATCTACCGAAACCAATCAATGCCAGCGACATGGCAGTGCCGGGAAGCCAGCTGAAGAAGAATTTCTTTTGCTCATTCGAGAAT carries:
- the gldE gene encoding gliding motility-associated protein GldE produces the protein MDYQPIYSLFLLSLKPYLLAINSQGLTLMVILFLVFLFLSFVVSGAEVAFFYLKYKDLNMIKTRQESSAKRIVNLLEEPKVLLASLLAANIIFNLCIIFLTNFLIDEALALQHKLFWVELLLKAAAITSLIILFCEILPKIWVSQNNVFFAYFASWWVETIVYPIFKSTGSWLAGYSDSIEKRLTKYQTASFKNDELDYAIDLMSEEEATDEEKQILKGIQNFSSITVKQIMRSRLDVSGIEYSSSFTDVVNRIQELHYSRLPVYKNNMDEVVGILQTKDLLQHINDADGFHWQQLMRTPFFVPEQKLIDDLLKEFQQKRIHFAVVVDEFGGTSGIVTMEDVLEEIIGEIKDEFDDEEIINKKIDDRNYIFEGKTMINDVCRTMNLPSDTFDGVRGESESLAGLILELAERLPRVADVIETGDFQFMIQEVSRNRIEKVKVTIKPGIE
- the mutY gene encoding A/G-specific adenine glycosylase, translating into MDPEKYFQQHLLNWHKTINTRQLPWKGEKDVYYIWLSEIILQQTRAGQGLKYYERFVKKYPTIQKLANAPLEEVYKLWEGLGYYNRCRNLHATARKIVFDLNGNFPDTYESILELKGVGPYTAAAISSFGFGLSYAVVDGNVFRVLSRFFGIDQPTDSTAGKKIFQHLAQNCLSTKEPAEYNQAIMDFGATVCKPDLPECGTCVMKKKCVAFQTNSVADFPVKEKQVKQRSRWFLFYILEQNGKFAVQKRTAKDVWANLYEFPNAEYQTEKLWKQAVKKDVAGWLSEKGINQTCKVISATKPVKQQLSHQTIYANAVLITINGKGKTKNSWGWKTGKEIEYLPFSKILNDFLKAKVLELFG
- a CDS encoding DUF3109 family protein, producing the protein MIVIDNIYVSDEVVEEQFVCDLDKCKGGCCIDGDAGAPLTNEELKEVNIAFEQVKHLLTREGLRTIEEGGKYVYDREFGWVTPTISNGMCAYGLVDEKGIVKCSFEEVYNEGKTTWKKPVSCHLYPIKISKSKNTEQEYVNYEPRDPMCNPGCSLGQKLKVPTYVFLKEAIIRKYGEDFYEVLSQIADQYYASKKLNK
- a CDS encoding iron-sulfur cluster-binding protein codes for the protein MSQSADKFVAKSTIKSQDLEHRRTINFNIGKYNSKVPEGKLQFTQLLTARERAKNVKWRALETLDQHLEEFELQFTRRGGKVIWAENAKQACDEILKICEPKNCRTVVKSKSMVTEEIHLNHFLTEHKIESVETDLGEYIQQLDEEPPYHIVTPAMHKSKEDVARLFANKLGTDPKATPEQLTLVARNILREKYVQAEVGVTGANFILADVGGIAVTENEGNARLSCAFPKTHIVVVGIEKMLPSVTDLGLFWPLLSTFGTGQLVTVYNSIVLGPKQPGEADGPEEMIVILLDNGRTNVLKNPAMRESLYCIRCGACLNACPVYKNVGGHSYGATYSGPIGKVLTPQMSGMEEYKHLSYASSLCGNCTQVCPIRINLHELLLENRHEAVEQGFSSFGERMAWKVWKTAMLNRKMMNMGNRKMKNWMINSFVKDWTRYRGPMDFPEKTFNQLWRDRKGK
- the ssb gene encoding single-stranded DNA-binding protein, with product MRGVNRVMLIGNLGKDPDVQVLEGNIAVAKFPLATTETFKDRTGKLVSQTEWHTVVLWRGLAELAQKYLHKCSLVYIEGRLKTRSWEDKEGAKKYATEVVGDNLIMLDKRTDGTSRHEGPEQIGGYHGEDLPPIGEPSEDLPF
- a CDS encoding DUF2306 domain-containing protein; translation: MPAANAISFSKLLTAGTYGKEKIASSQRFKPTIMANSRMLTFQQASRFIFRLLFWIPVVFFSLLLVRNTIPYYSFSQTFSFIEERAFLFAKPIYYWCFYLHIGAGMFCISSALLQFSTAIIKKRRKIHVWSGKIYVFVVLLIGAPTGLYMSFFAKGSFWERGLFLFMAIYWFITTWWGLKTIKEKNVVAHKIWMIRSYSMAMTAVTFRIYHLVFFVLDWGHLENYEISLWISVLGNMLAAEYFIYKQSKRYLNSFTI